Proteins co-encoded in one Gossypium arboreum isolate Shixiya-1 chromosome 11, ASM2569848v2, whole genome shotgun sequence genomic window:
- the LOC128283430 gene encoding uncharacterized protein LOC128283430 codes for MDIIIPPCNHTSHLSVILLWETEESRCEECGGEISGTAFTCNYCKVWKHISCADKLNRDPPLEIIHPLHLQHRLQLEWSYHSDFICDKCLYISTGYIYRCFPCNPILDLTCASSVSGQLPKDQEPLRFKDGKKKTIFHYSHSHDLEFFKYRKVREEDYDCFWCERHLLPSEVCYGCTGCKFYLHQVCSDKFPRTLSHSFHPNHPLRVAYTSPFTNCNGCLKLCDTDTPLYVCEMCNFRLDFDCAKLSPSLKLDCHHHLLTFFKDFNNGGVWEFPRQYPYCKVCGKHCGVASIYHCV; via the coding sequence aTGGATATCATCATACCTCCCTGCAATCATACATCTCACTTGTCCGTCATACTTCTTTGGGAGACTGAAGAGAGTCGTTGTGAAGAATGTGGAGGGGAAATCTCTGGTACTGCCTTTACTTGTAATTATTGCAAGGTTTGGAAGCACATTTCATGTGCGGATAAACTGAATCGTGATCCGCCTCTTGAGATTATTCACCCTCTCCACTTGCAACACCGACTTCAACTAGAATGGAGTTATCATAGCGATTTCATTTGTGATAAATGTTTGTATATATCTACTGGTTATATATACAGATGTTTTCCATGTAATCCCATTCTTGATCTCACATGTGCTTCTTCGGTCAGTGGTCAGCTGCCTAAAGATCAAGAGCCATTGAGATTTAAAGATGGAAAGAAAAAGACAATCTTCCACTACAGCCACAGTCACGATCTGGAATTCTTCAAATATAGGAAGGTACGCGAAGAAGACTATGATTGTTTTTGGTGTGAAAGACATCTACTGCCATCAGAAGTGTGCTATGGTTGTACAGGATGTAAGTTCTATCTCCATCAGGTGTGCAGTGATAAGTTTCCCAGGACACTTTCTCATTCTTTTCATCCTAACCACCCTCTTCGCGTAGCCTATACCTCCCCATTTACTAACTGCAATGGTTGTTTAAAGTTGTGTGATACTGATACCCCTTTGTATGTGTGCGAGATGTGCAACTTCAGACTTGATTTTGACTGCGCTAAACTCTCGCCTTCCTTAAAACTTGACTGTCACCATCACCTTCTCACTTTTTTCAAAGATTTTAATAACGGAGGTGTATGGGAATTTCCACGGCAATATCCATATTGCAAAGTATGTGGCAAGCATTGTGGTGTCGCTAGCATTTATCACTGTGTGTAA